A portion of the Thermosediminibacter oceani DSM 16646 genome contains these proteins:
- the topA gene encoding type I DNA topoisomerase, translating to MAKSLIIVESPAKAKTISRFLGKEYRVAASMGHVRDLPKSKLGIDIEKGFVPKYITIRGKGSIIENLRKEAAKAQKVLLATDPDREGEAISWHLAHLLDIPPETPCRVEFHEITKTAVSESLRHPRKINMNLVDAQQARRILDRLVGYKISPILWRKVKWGLSAGRVQSAAVRMICDREKEIAEFVPEEYWTIEAELADRPDGSSFKAKLHSRGNEKINLKNREQVEKIVADLQDQVFVVMEIKRGERRRNPAPPFTTSTMQQEAARKLGFTAKKTMMIAQQLYEGLDIKGEGTVGLVTYIRTDSTRISEQAQKEAKEYIKANYGSEYVAESMSVKKAKKNIQDAHEGIRPTSVFRHPDSIKDSLTLDQYKLYKLIWERFLASQMAPAVYDTVSIDIKAGSYIFKASGSTLKFTGFMAVYIEGADEETEKDEGTLPILEQGQKLTLLKIMPEQHFTQPPPRFTEAMLVKALEEKGIGRPSTYAPIIDTIQKRGYVKKEKGRFKPTELGQLVTEILKEYFSDIVDLDFTAEMENQLDKIEAGEENWQKIIESFYRPFEEKLKIAEEKIEEVKIEDEVTEEKCELCGRNMVIKHGRYGKFMACSGFPECKNTKPLLEETGVKCPVCEGVIVVRKSKKGRKFYGCSNYPNCEFVTWDPPSETPCPRCGGLMVVKSTKSGKITACTNTECGYKDQVEG from the coding sequence ATGGCTAAATCTCTGATAATTGTTGAGTCTCCAGCTAAAGCAAAGACTATCAGCCGATTCCTCGGGAAAGAATATAGAGTTGCTGCATCCATGGGCCATGTACGGGATCTGCCGAAAAGCAAGCTGGGAATCGATATAGAAAAAGGCTTTGTACCGAAGTATATAACCATCCGCGGCAAGGGGTCTATAATCGAAAACTTGAGAAAAGAGGCTGCAAAAGCTCAGAAGGTCTTGCTCGCCACCGACCCCGATAGGGAGGGTGAAGCTATATCTTGGCACTTGGCGCACCTTCTCGACATTCCACCCGAGACCCCTTGCAGGGTGGAGTTCCACGAAATAACGAAGACCGCTGTTTCCGAATCCCTGCGGCACCCCCGAAAGATAAACATGAATCTAGTGGATGCCCAGCAGGCGAGGAGGATATTGGACCGTCTGGTAGGGTATAAGATAAGCCCGATTCTGTGGCGCAAGGTTAAATGGGGATTAAGTGCCGGACGGGTTCAGTCGGCGGCGGTCAGGATGATATGCGATAGAGAAAAAGAGATAGCTGAATTTGTACCGGAAGAATACTGGACAATTGAGGCGGAACTTGCAGATCGACCTGACGGCAGTAGCTTTAAGGCGAAACTCCATTCTCGGGGCAATGAAAAAATAAACCTGAAGAACAGGGAACAGGTGGAAAAAATTGTGGCCGATCTGCAAGATCAGGTATTTGTGGTCATGGAGATTAAAAGAGGCGAAAGGCGCCGCAACCCCGCACCTCCTTTCACTACCAGTACCATGCAGCAGGAAGCGGCCAGAAAGCTGGGTTTTACCGCCAAGAAGACTATGATGATAGCCCAGCAACTTTACGAAGGCCTTGATATCAAGGGGGAGGGCACCGTTGGTCTCGTAACTTATATAAGGACCGATTCAACCCGGATCTCTGAACAGGCTCAGAAAGAAGCAAAAGAATATATTAAAGCCAATTACGGCTCCGAGTATGTAGCGGAAAGCATGTCGGTTAAAAAGGCCAAAAAAAACATACAGGATGCCCATGAGGGCATAAGGCCGACTTCGGTTTTCCGCCATCCTGACTCTATTAAGGATTCCTTAACTTTAGACCAGTACAAGCTTTATAAGCTGATATGGGAAAGGTTTTTAGCAAGTCAGATGGCACCGGCGGTATACGATACCGTTTCGATAGATATAAAAGCCGGCTCTTACATTTTCAAAGCTTCCGGTTCGACTCTCAAATTTACGGGTTTTATGGCCGTGTATATAGAAGGAGCCGATGAGGAAACCGAAAAAGACGAAGGGACTCTGCCCATTCTCGAACAAGGGCAAAAGCTTACGCTCTTAAAAATTATGCCCGAACAGCACTTTACGCAGCCGCCACCGAGATTTACTGAGGCTATGCTGGTAAAGGCGCTTGAAGAAAAAGGTATCGGCCGTCCGAGCACCTATGCGCCAATAATCGACACTATACAAAAAAGAGGTTATGTAAAAAAAGAAAAAGGAAGGTTTAAACCGACGGAACTAGGGCAACTTGTGACGGAAATATTAAAGGAGTACTTTAGCGATATAGTTGACCTGGATTTTACTGCGGAAATGGAAAACCAGCTGGATAAAATAGAAGCAGGAGAAGAGAATTGGCAGAAAATTATCGAGTCCTTCTACAGACCCTTTGAGGAAAAGCTCAAGATAGCCGAAGAGAAAATTGAGGAAGTGAAAATTGAAGATGAAGTTACCGAGGAAAAATGCGAGCTTTGCGGCAGAAATATGGTAATAAAACACGGCAGGTACGGGAAATTTATGGCGTGTTCGGGATTCCCTGAATGCAAAAATACAAAGCCATTACTCGAAGAAACCGGCGTAAAATGCCCTGTATGCGAAGGGGTAATCGTCGTCAGAAAGTCCAAGAAGGGGCGAAAGTTTTACGGCTGCAGCAATTATCCCAATTGCGAATTCGTAACGTGGGATCCGCCCAGCGAAACCCCGTGCCCGCGCTGCGGGGGTTTGATGGTTGTAAAGTCAACAAAGAGCGGCAAGATAACGGCATGCACTAACACGGAATGCGGTTACAAAGACCAGGTTGAGGGGTGA
- the trmFO gene encoding methylenetetrahydrofolate--tRNA-(uracil(54)-C(5))-methyltransferase (FADH(2)-oxidizing) TrmFO, translating into MEKVKVIGGGLAGCEAAWYIANMGFKVELYEMRPVRSTPAHHTDKLAELVCSNSLRSNELTNAAGLLKEEMRLLGSLIIKKAEENSVPAGAALAVDREKFSSAVTSAIQEHPLIEVCRKEVDHIPEPPAIIATGPLTSDSLSKAISQLLGKEYLYFYDAAAPIITADSIDWNIAFWGSRYNKGDEDYVNLPMTEEEYMEFYNELINAEVHPLKEFEKPVFFEGCMPIEVMARRGPKTLLFGPLKPVGIIDPRTGKQPYAVVQLRKENREGTLFNIVGFQTSLKWPEQKRVFSKIPGLKDPEFVRYGFIHRNTFIMSPKFMQPWLELKTTSGLFFAGQITGVEGYIESAASGIVAGVNMVRRLKGLDPITFPLETVVGSLCHYITSADPKNFQPMKANFGILPPLEEKVKSKKERNHRLAQRSIKILREFIAVNKLMV; encoded by the coding sequence ATGGAAAAAGTAAAAGTAATAGGCGGAGGTCTGGCAGGATGTGAAGCGGCCTGGTATATTGCGAATATGGGCTTTAAAGTTGAACTGTACGAAATGAGACCGGTAAGGTCGACGCCTGCCCATCATACCGATAAGCTGGCCGAGCTGGTGTGCAGCAATTCCTTGAGGTCCAATGAACTGACCAATGCTGCGGGGCTTTTAAAAGAAGAGATGCGCCTTTTGGGGTCGCTTATTATAAAAAAAGCTGAGGAAAACAGCGTCCCTGCGGGAGCGGCCCTTGCCGTAGACAGGGAAAAATTTTCTAGCGCTGTGACTTCTGCCATCCAAGAACACCCGCTGATTGAAGTCTGCAGGAAAGAGGTGGATCATATACCGGAACCTCCTGCGATAATAGCAACAGGCCCCCTCACTTCGGATTCCCTATCCAAAGCGATTAGCCAACTGCTGGGCAAGGAATACCTTTACTTTTACGATGCCGCCGCCCCGATTATTACGGCGGACTCCATAGATTGGAATATCGCTTTTTGGGGCTCCAGGTACAACAAAGGCGATGAAGATTATGTGAATTTGCCCATGACCGAAGAAGAGTACATGGAGTTCTACAATGAACTGATAAACGCAGAAGTTCACCCTCTGAAGGAATTTGAAAAACCCGTATTTTTCGAGGGATGCATGCCCATCGAGGTAATGGCAAGGAGAGGGCCGAAGACATTGCTTTTCGGCCCGCTAAAACCCGTTGGGATAATAGATCCGAGAACCGGTAAACAACCCTATGCCGTTGTTCAGCTGAGGAAGGAAAATAGAGAAGGTACCCTTTTTAATATTGTAGGCTTCCAGACCAGCCTGAAATGGCCGGAACAGAAAAGGGTATTCAGCAAAATTCCGGGGTTGAAAGATCCGGAATTCGTCCGATACGGTTTTATACACAGAAATACGTTTATCATGAGTCCCAAATTTATGCAGCCCTGGCTTGAGCTGAAAACGACCTCCGGGTTGTTTTTTGCCGGGCAGATTACCGGAGTCGAAGGATATATAGAATCGGCAGCGTCGGGCATAGTTGCGGGTGTAAATATGGTACGCCGGTTGAAAGGGCTGGACCCCATTACATTTCCCTTGGAAACTGTTGTGGGATCCCTTTGCCATTATATAACTTCAGCTGACCCCAAGAATTTCCAGCCGATGAAGGCCAATTTTGGAATACTTCCACCGCTAGAGGAGAAGGTTAAATCGAAAAAAGAGCGAAACCATCGACTTGCCCAACGCTCTATAAAGATTTTGAGGGAATTTATTGCTGTTAATAAATTGATGGTATAA
- the xerC gene encoding tyrosine recombinase XerC, producing MENHAIDSFLTYISAAKNQSPNTLKAYANDLGQFIEYLEQNKISKTKTLNDITHLDIRGFLAYLKESGASKKTIARKLSAIRSFFRYLSTEGLVSEDPTKMVQGMKLPKKLPLFLYPAEIEALLSAPGQDVLGIRDRAIMELLYATGMRVSELVSLKLKDVNLGANFIIVFGKGSKERVVFFGSKAAESLEEYLRKSRPYLVKNLTCDYLFLNKNGTRLTDRSVRRIIDKYVKLLSLNAKISPHTLRHTFATHMLNNGADLKTVQELLGHVSLSTTQIYTHVTKERLKEVYDKAFPHS from the coding sequence GTGGAAAACCATGCGATTGACAGTTTTCTAACTTATATTAGTGCAGCGAAAAACCAATCGCCGAACACCTTAAAAGCCTATGCTAACGACTTGGGGCAGTTTATCGAATATTTGGAACAAAATAAAATATCTAAAACGAAGACCCTAAACGACATCACCCATCTAGACATTCGCGGATTTTTAGCCTATCTTAAGGAAAGCGGCGCATCCAAAAAAACTATCGCGCGTAAGCTCTCTGCCATAAGGAGCTTTTTTAGGTACCTTAGCACAGAAGGCCTGGTTTCAGAGGACCCGACAAAGATGGTTCAAGGGATGAAATTACCCAAAAAATTGCCTCTCTTTTTGTATCCGGCTGAGATTGAGGCTTTGCTTTCGGCGCCCGGGCAGGATGTGCTGGGCATCAGGGATAGAGCAATAATGGAACTTTTGTACGCTACCGGAATGAGGGTAAGTGAACTTGTTTCACTAAAACTCAAAGATGTCAATCTGGGTGCGAACTTCATTATAGTGTTCGGTAAAGGTTCGAAGGAGAGGGTGGTGTTTTTCGGGTCAAAAGCTGCTGAAAGTCTTGAAGAGTACTTGAGAAAAAGCAGGCCGTACCTTGTAAAAAATTTAACGTGCGATTATTTGTTTTTAAACAAGAATGGGACCAGGTTGACCGATAGAAGCGTAAGAAGGATAATAGATAAGTACGTTAAATTATTGTCGTTGAACGCCAAAATCAGTCCTCACACTCTAAGACATACTTTTGCAACCCATATGCTGAATAACGGAGCGGATTTAAAGACTGTTCAGGAGTTGCTGGGCCATGTGAGCTTGTCTACGACGCAGATCTACACTCATGTTACAAAAGAAAGGCTGAAAGAGGTCTATGACAAAGCCTTTCCTCACTCGTGA
- the hslV gene encoding ATP-dependent protease subunit HslV encodes MFSATTIVAVVNKKGAAIAGDGQVTFGENTIMKHHAKKIRKIYNGRVLAGFAGSVADAVTLFEKFEGKLEEFHGNLVRAAVELAKEWRTDRMLRKLEALLIAADREHILIISGNGEVIEPDDGIAAIGSGGPYALAAARALARFTDLPAEKIVEEALKIAADICVYTNDFISVEAL; translated from the coding sequence ATGTTCTCCGCTACCACCATAGTAGCTGTTGTTAACAAAAAGGGAGCCGCCATAGCCGGCGACGGTCAGGTGACTTTTGGGGAAAATACCATAATGAAGCATCACGCGAAGAAAATAAGAAAAATATATAACGGCCGGGTACTCGCAGGTTTTGCGGGTTCTGTGGCCGACGCGGTGACCCTTTTCGAAAAGTTTGAAGGAAAACTGGAGGAATTTCACGGTAATCTGGTAAGGGCCGCTGTAGAACTTGCAAAGGAATGGCGTACCGATAGAATGCTGAGAAAACTGGAAGCTCTGCTGATTGCGGCTGATAGGGAGCACATACTTATAATTTCGGGTAACGGCGAAGTTATTGAACCCGATGATGGCATAGCGGCTATCGGTTCGGGAGGGCCGTACGCTCTGGCGGCTGCTAGGGCTCTTGCCCGCTTTACCGATTTACCTGCTGAGAAAATCGTGGAAGAAGCTTTAAAAATAGCTGCAGATATTTGTGTATATACGAATGACTTCATATCCGTTGAAGCTCTGTAA
- the hslU gene encoding ATP-dependent protease ATPase subunit HslU: MEDLTPRKIVEELDKYIVGQEEAKKCVAIALRNRYRRQKLSKELQEEIMPKNILMIGPTGVGKTEIARRLAKLVNAPFVKVEATKFTEVGYVGRDVDSMVRDLVETSIRMVKMEKIEQVKDRARELADLRIAEILQPDPVKTTNFRNPLEALFGNLSKVDFDEKDEEYESRIKIAREKRKALLEDIKSGKLDNEMIEIEVEDNSPPVLEVFSNSGIEEMGINFQDLFGGILPKRRKKKKLTIATARKIMTQEEAQKLIDMDEVVTEAIKRAEETGIIFIDEIDKIAGREQSTGPDVSREGVQRDILPIVEGCTVVTKYGPVKTDHILFIAAGAFHVSKPSDLIPELQGRFPIRVELKSLSKEDLKRILVEPKNSLIKQYKALLETEGIKIHFTEDAIDEIVSSAVYVNQQNENIGARRLHTIMEKLLEDISFNASEIRAEVSEVVIDRSYVSEKLRDIVKDKDLSMYIL; encoded by the coding sequence TTGGAGGATTTAACTCCCAGGAAAATAGTGGAAGAATTAGATAAATACATAGTTGGTCAGGAAGAAGCTAAAAAGTGTGTTGCGATAGCCCTTCGCAATAGATACAGGAGGCAAAAGCTATCAAAAGAACTACAAGAAGAGATAATGCCCAAGAATATCCTGATGATAGGACCTACCGGAGTGGGCAAGACCGAAATTGCGCGGCGGCTCGCAAAACTCGTGAACGCTCCGTTTGTCAAAGTCGAAGCGACGAAATTCACAGAAGTTGGCTACGTGGGGCGCGATGTGGATTCAATGGTAAGAGACCTGGTGGAAACATCTATCAGAATGGTGAAAATGGAAAAAATCGAACAGGTAAAAGACAGGGCCCGGGAACTGGCGGATTTGAGGATAGCGGAAATCCTGCAGCCGGATCCGGTAAAGACTACCAACTTTAGGAATCCACTGGAGGCCCTTTTTGGAAACTTATCGAAAGTAGATTTCGATGAGAAAGATGAAGAATACGAGTCCAGGATAAAAATTGCCAGGGAAAAGCGAAAGGCTCTCCTCGAGGATATAAAATCAGGTAAGCTTGATAACGAAATGATAGAGATAGAAGTGGAAGACAATTCACCACCGGTCTTAGAGGTGTTTTCAAACTCCGGCATTGAGGAGATGGGAATAAACTTCCAGGATTTGTTTGGTGGCATTCTCCCCAAGCGCAGAAAGAAGAAAAAGCTAACGATTGCAACAGCGAGGAAGATAATGACGCAAGAAGAAGCCCAAAAGCTAATTGATATGGACGAAGTCGTAACCGAAGCCATAAAGAGAGCCGAAGAGACCGGGATTATCTTTATAGACGAAATAGACAAAATAGCTGGCAGAGAGCAAAGTACGGGCCCCGATGTATCGAGAGAAGGGGTTCAGAGGGACATACTTCCAATCGTGGAAGGATGTACAGTTGTAACCAAATACGGCCCTGTAAAGACAGACCATATCCTGTTTATTGCAGCCGGCGCCTTCCACGTTTCAAAGCCCTCGGATCTTATACCGGAATTACAGGGAAGATTCCCAATTCGCGTTGAGCTCAAGAGCCTATCCAAGGAGGATTTAAAAAGGATTTTGGTTGAACCCAAGAATTCCTTGATAAAACAGTATAAGGCTTTATTGGAAACTGAAGGTATAAAAATCCATTTTACGGAAGATGCTATTGATGAAATAGTAAGCTCGGCAGTATACGTAAACCAGCAGAACGAAAATATAGGGGCAAGGAGACTTCACACGATCATGGAAAAGCTCCTGGAAGATATATCTTTCAATGCTTCAGAAATTAGGGCCGAAGTCAGTGAAGTTGTCATAGACAGGAGCTACGTCAGTGAAAAATTAAGGGATATAGTGAAGGATAAGGATTTGAGTATGTACATTTTATAA
- the codY gene encoding GTP-sensing pleiotropic transcriptional regulator CodY produces the protein MSRDLLEKTRRINKLLQRSAGYPVDFNEVCKILSEVLHANAYVASRKGKVLGYALLNDYDCDVFQNRVLEERMFPKDYNDKLLEIHETRPNIPQDELECVFDRDSRCPHPEKLVTIVPINGGGERLGTLVLARFGEKFTDDDLVLAEYSATVVGMEILRSKTEEIEEEARKKAVVQLAIGTLSFSELEAVQHIFEELDGNEGLLVASKIADRVGITRSVIVNALRKLESAGVIESRSLGMKGTYIKVLNDKLLEELKKVRS, from the coding sequence ATGAGCAGGGATTTGTTAGAAAAAACAAGGAGGATCAATAAATTATTACAAAGATCGGCGGGATACCCCGTAGACTTTAATGAGGTTTGCAAAATCCTAAGCGAAGTGCTGCATGCTAACGCTTATGTTGCCAGCCGTAAGGGGAAGGTTTTGGGCTATGCTCTCTTAAACGACTACGATTGTGACGTGTTCCAGAACCGGGTTCTCGAAGAGAGAATGTTCCCGAAGGACTATAACGACAAATTGTTGGAAATCCATGAGACAAGGCCAAACATACCTCAGGATGAGCTCGAGTGCGTTTTTGATCGTGATTCCCGGTGCCCCCATCCCGAAAAGCTCGTTACAATCGTACCGATAAACGGTGGCGGAGAGAGATTGGGTACACTCGTTTTAGCGAGATTCGGTGAGAAGTTTACCGACGACGACCTGGTGCTCGCAGAATATAGCGCAACAGTAGTTGGAATGGAGATACTAAGATCAAAAACTGAAGAAATTGAGGAGGAAGCCCGTAAAAAAGCGGTTGTCCAGCTGGCGATTGGAACATTGTCTTTCTCCGAACTGGAGGCTGTGCAGCACATATTTGAAGAGCTGGACGGTAACGAGGGTCTACTGGTGGCGAGCAAGATCGCCGATAGGGTAGGAATAACGCGATCTGTCATAGTTAACGCTTTAAGAAAGCTTGAAAGTGCAGGAGTTATTGAATCAAGATCCCTCGGTATGAAGGGAACCTATATAAAGGTGCTTAATGATAAGCTATTAGAAGAACTTAAAAAAGTCCGTTCATAA
- a CDS encoding IS1182 family transposase, with protein sequence MLTKKNREIIKQVELVSIDSLVPQDHLLRAVEESIDFSFIYEEVKDLYSENTGRPSIDPVVLIKLLMLQALYGIRSMRQTIREVEVNVAYRWFLGYGLQEKIPHFSTFGKNYERRFKESDLFEKIFERVLMEAIECGFVKTDAVFIDATHIKASANKNKYIEKVAKQRTQKYKKELLKEINAEREANGKKPFEEEDDDDDNNKGENSSKKVRVSTTDPESGMFQKGEKERCFAYTASVACDRNNFVLGVKIAPGNVHDSQVFSDLFQEVNDKFSKIEAVVVDAGYKTPGICREIIEAGALPVMPYKRPMTKDGYFKKREYVYDEYYDCYICPNNQILEYSTTNRAGYREYRSNPQICCKCPMRLQCTKSKNYTKIITRHIWEHYIEIAEDIRHTQWGKELYKMRGQTIERVFADAKEKHGMRYTNLRGLRKVGHYLTLLFACMNLKKLALWKKRRGTFPPTVPALHSFFLKIFFAFNKKPLLGYAS encoded by the coding sequence ATGTTAACGAAGAAAAATAGAGAAATAATAAAGCAAGTAGAATTAGTAAGCATCGATAGCCTGGTGCCTCAAGACCATCTCCTTAGAGCTGTAGAAGAAAGCATCGACTTTAGTTTCATATATGAAGAAGTAAAAGACCTATATAGCGAAAATACAGGAAGACCTAGTATTGACCCGGTAGTGTTAATTAAGCTACTCATGCTCCAAGCATTGTATGGAATCCGCTCCATGCGCCAAACCATCAGAGAAGTAGAAGTCAATGTAGCTTACCGTTGGTTTTTAGGCTATGGATTACAAGAAAAAATACCTCACTTTTCAACTTTTGGAAAAAACTATGAACGGCGGTTTAAGGAAAGTGATCTATTTGAAAAGATATTCGAGCGGGTGTTGATGGAAGCAATAGAATGCGGGTTTGTTAAAACAGATGCAGTATTTATCGATGCTACTCACATAAAAGCCAGTGCCAATAAGAATAAATATATCGAGAAAGTCGCTAAGCAACGGACTCAAAAATATAAGAAAGAACTTTTAAAAGAAATCAACGCCGAACGGGAAGCAAACGGTAAAAAGCCCTTTGAAGAAGAAGATGATGATGACGATAACAACAAAGGAGAAAATAGCTCTAAAAAAGTCAGGGTAAGCACCACAGATCCTGAAAGTGGGATGTTTCAAAAAGGGGAAAAAGAGCGCTGCTTTGCCTACACAGCTTCTGTAGCCTGTGACCGGAACAACTTTGTCCTTGGTGTCAAAATAGCACCTGGAAATGTTCATGACAGCCAGGTATTCTCCGATTTATTTCAAGAAGTAAACGATAAATTTTCTAAAATAGAGGCGGTAGTGGTTGATGCAGGCTACAAAACCCCCGGGATATGCAGAGAAATCATTGAGGCAGGAGCGCTTCCCGTTATGCCCTACAAGAGGCCGATGACCAAAGATGGCTACTTTAAAAAACGCGAATACGTCTATGACGAATATTATGATTGTTACATATGCCCCAACAACCAAATATTAGAATACAGCACCACCAACCGGGCGGGATACCGGGAATATAGGAGCAACCCCCAAATATGCTGTAAATGTCCCATGCGCCTACAGTGCACCAAAAGTAAAAATTACACAAAAATCATAACTCGGCATATATGGGAGCATTACATAGAAATAGCGGAAGATATAAGACACACCCAATGGGGTAAAGAACTATACAAAATGCGCGGCCAGACCATCGAGCGGGTATTTGCCGATGCGAAGGAAAAGCATGGCATGCGCTATACAAATCTACGAGGCTTGAGGAAAGTTGGACATTACCTCACGCTTCTTTTCGCATGCATGAATTTAAAAAAGCTGGCTTTATGGAAGAAAAGACGGGGAACGTTTCCGCCAACAGTCCCCGCTTTACATTCGTTTTTCTTAAAAATTTTCTTCGCCTTCAACAAAAAGCCGCTTTTAGGTTATGCATCCTAA
- the flgB gene encoding flagellar basal body rod protein FlgB, whose amino-acid sequence MVGLFETANLLQKIMDAKWMRHEVLANNIANVDTPNFKRSDVVFEELLQKYLKESNSRLPLKTTSEKHISNLKPTFDLKPEIVMQHDRVLRNDGNNVDIDKEMVELVENTLSYNIMAEQVQRQFSLLRSAITEGRR is encoded by the coding sequence TTGGTAGGTCTTTTTGAAACTGCAAACCTGCTCCAGAAAATTATGGATGCTAAGTGGATGAGGCATGAGGTGCTGGCAAATAACATAGCCAATGTGGATACCCCCAACTTTAAAAGATCAGATGTGGTTTTCGAAGAACTACTACAAAAATACCTTAAAGAGAGTAACTCCAGATTGCCCCTTAAGACCACCAGTGAAAAGCACATATCCAATTTAAAGCCCACGTTTGATTTAAAACCTGAAATAGTTATGCAGCACGACAGAGTTTTGAGAAATGATGGAAACAATGTGGACATAGACAAGGAAATGGTCGAGCTTGTCGAAAATACATTGTCTTATAATATAATGGCCGAACAGGTTCAGAGACAGTTTTCGCTGCTTAGATCAGCCATAACGGAAGGGAGGAGGTAA
- the flgC gene encoding flagellar basal body rod protein FlgC, producing the protein MEIFRSLEISASGLTAQRLRMDVISNNIANVNTTRTEEGGPYRRQRVIFQERKRGLTFKDVISGMSSTQPGAGVRVVSIEKDPSPFKLVYDPSHPDADQMGYVRMPNVNIVTEMVDMISATRSYEANITAINSAKGMITKALEIGRI; encoded by the coding sequence ATGGAAATTTTCAGGTCTTTGGAAATAAGCGCTTCCGGTTTGACCGCTCAGAGGCTTCGCATGGATGTAATATCCAATAATATCGCTAATGTTAATACAACCCGGACTGAAGAAGGTGGTCCTTACAGAAGGCAGAGGGTGATTTTTCAGGAGAGGAAACGCGGGCTTACTTTTAAGGATGTGATTTCCGGAATGTCGTCTACACAACCAGGGGCGGGAGTCAGGGTCGTAAGTATTGAAAAAGACCCGAGCCCCTTCAAACTGGTATACGACCCTTCCCACCCCGATGCAGATCAAATGGGATACGTGCGCATGCCGAACGTTAATATTGTTACCGAAATGGTGGACATGATTTCGGCTACTAGAAGTTACGAAGCGAATATAACCGCTATAAATTCGGCAAAAGGCATGATAACCAAGGCTCTGGAAATAGGAAGAATCTAA
- the fliE gene encoding flagellar hook-basal body complex protein FliE, with the protein MIIRSIGGESNNIVGASKKQADNSFNDILAKAFETVNGYQKGYDDALKKLIAGEDISVHEVMIAAEKAKLSLELAVQVRNKAIEAYQEIMRMQI; encoded by the coding sequence TTGATTATAAGGAGTATTGGTGGAGAGTCAAACAACATTGTCGGGGCGTCAAAAAAACAGGCGGATAACTCCTTTAATGATATACTGGCAAAAGCCTTTGAGACAGTAAACGGGTATCAGAAGGGTTACGACGATGCGTTAAAAAAATTGATAGCCGGAGAAGACATAAGCGTCCATGAGGTTATGATAGCTGCAGAGAAAGCAAAGCTATCCCTGGAATTGGCGGTGCAGGTAAGAAATAAGGCAATTGAAGCGTACCAGGAGATAATGAGGATGCAGATTTAA